The following are from one region of the Chloracidobacterium sp. genome:
- a CDS encoding class I SAM-dependent methyltransferase encodes MAKDNAKASKSKTQGFYDRIADFHNIALKLNGYRASVAKYLRSLDLDVSTDSMILDAGSGTGIVTLGYLDSGLLSKNIIAFDLSHKSLKLASEQFAKRGASYVEVVQGNILELPFPDESFDLILTCGVLEYVSLDAGLAEMARVLRPGQKLVLIPVKPSIVGSVLEYLYKFKIHPIENVRSTSERYFNIVSNHEFPLKEPIAWSKTIFLLEKK; translated from the coding sequence ATGGCAAAGGACAATGCAAAGGCCAGCAAGAGCAAGACTCAGGGGTTTTACGACCGTATTGCGGATTTTCATAATATCGCTCTCAAGCTCAATGGCTATCGCGCTTCGGTCGCGAAATATTTGCGTTCGTTAGACCTTGATGTGAGCACTGACTCGATGATCTTGGACGCCGGAAGCGGGACCGGTATCGTGACACTTGGTTATCTTGATTCCGGTTTGCTGTCCAAAAACATCATCGCTTTTGATCTCTCGCACAAGTCTCTCAAACTGGCATCGGAACAATTTGCGAAACGCGGCGCCAGTTACGTCGAAGTTGTGCAGGGAAACATTCTCGAATTGCCGTTTCCGGACGAGAGTTTCGATCTTATCCTGACCTGCGGTGTGCTTGAATATGTGTCGCTTGACGCAGGTTTGGCAGAGATGGCCCGGGTATTAAGACCTGGCCAAAAATTGGTCTTGATCCCGGTCAAACCTTCGATCGTCGGCTCGGTCCTGGAGTATCTGTATAAATTCAAGATACATCCGATCGAAAATGTACGATCGACTTCAGAGCGTTACTTTAATATAGTCAGCAATCATGAATTTCCGTTAAAAGAACCGATCGCCTGGTCAAAGACGATCTTCCTGCTCGAGAAAAAATGA
- a CDS encoding TlpA family protein disulfide reductase has translation MFDEANAYSRIKFAEFEQKKIPVSESLRLQTEREKKQLAAKYAAMLNARSEVTAEDLYYLGLLHWIAENLEFTAETFERYLRSGGREPEKSQRGRSLIVVANAKSKRLDRAVSVLNDYQRSTPIKLTEVARMHSEIAKSYLAERKYEDAGPYAEQAYRAAKALITEPAARSRGLDELLDAGMLVFEAYREQSNIKQADAVLLDMRMIAATIGSPTFYFYAADKLITYQIESGRKPVALETYLSTLIDAGRSFQIKGQQNDVLQRLKKREKHYKMLGDPAFELLNIDKWFPGEARTLASMRGKVVLLDFWATWCAPCYDAFPHLSEWHRDFADQGFVVLGVTRYYGRADGPSVDNQTEIEFLKRFRVKHGLPYDLVVAKDQQAQLQYAATALPTAVLIDRKGIIRYIETGSSSSRLDEMRQMVVKLLAER, from the coding sequence ATGTTTGATGAGGCAAATGCGTATTCGCGGATTAAGTTTGCGGAATTTGAACAGAAAAAGATCCCTGTAAGCGAGTCTCTGCGGTTGCAGACGGAACGCGAAAAGAAACAGTTGGCTGCAAAGTACGCAGCCATGCTTAACGCACGCAGCGAGGTTACCGCCGAGGATCTGTATTATCTCGGTTTACTGCATTGGATCGCCGAAAATCTTGAGTTTACGGCTGAGACATTCGAGCGATATCTGCGATCGGGGGGCCGTGAGCCGGAAAAATCACAGCGCGGCCGCTCATTGATCGTCGTAGCGAATGCCAAATCAAAACGGCTCGATCGTGCGGTCAGTGTATTGAATGACTACCAACGGTCGACACCTATAAAGCTCACGGAAGTCGCGAGAATGCATAGCGAGATCGCGAAGTCGTATCTGGCTGAGCGAAAATATGAGGACGCCGGCCCTTACGCTGAACAAGCGTATCGCGCGGCAAAGGCACTGATCACCGAACCGGCAGCTCGATCTCGCGGGCTCGATGAATTGCTCGATGCCGGCATGCTGGTTTTTGAGGCTTATCGGGAACAATCGAACATAAAACAGGCCGATGCAGTTCTGTTAGATATGCGTATGATCGCGGCAACCATTGGATCACCGACATTCTATTTTTATGCAGCCGACAAGCTGATCACCTATCAGATCGAGAGTGGCCGCAAACCAGTCGCGCTTGAAACTTACCTTTCAACGCTTATCGACGCCGGAAGGTCTTTCCAGATAAAGGGGCAGCAGAATGATGTATTGCAGCGTCTGAAAAAACGCGAGAAACACTATAAGATGCTGGGTGATCCCGCATTCGAATTGCTCAACATTGATAAGTGGTTTCCCGGGGAAGCGAGAACCCTGGCATCAATGCGTGGAAAGGTGGTCTTGCTGGATTTCTGGGCTACCTGGTGTGCCCCGTGCTACGACGCATTTCCTCATCTTTCCGAGTGGCATCGTGATTTTGCCGACCAGGGATTCGTCGTTCTCGGTGTCACACGCTATTACGGCAGGGCAGATGGACCCTCTGTCGACAATCAGACCGAGATCGAGTTTCTAAAGCGATTTCGAGTTAAGCACGGCCTGCCGTACGATCTCGTTGTCGCTAAGGACCAACAGGCTCAATTACAGTATGCGGCCACGGCATTGCCTACCGCGGTACTGATCGATCGCAAAGGTATCATCCGTTATATCGAAACTGGTTCCAGTTCAAGCCGTCTCGACGAGATGCGCCAAATGGTCGTGAAACTACTAGCCGAACGATAA
- the thiO gene encoding glycine oxidase ThiO: protein MITDVLIVGGGVIGLSIARELHRRGIRKITIVEKGRCGLEASWAAAGMLAPNSETEVVDDFYRLCNESNSMYPGFANCLMGETGIDIELDQNGTLFLGFTEEDEIKLAARIQDQRKAGIDAIELERQEVFEFEPFLSPNVRGGIFYPSDGHVENRKLLAALCVFAKSNGIDIVENISVDSIKIEKGRVVAVSSSEEPFAADVVVLATGAWTSFIKLGPDLCRLPLKPIRGQMQCYPSGEINVHHVVYSPRGYVVPRRDGRILTGATIGDVGFNKLVDPLESVMLKRAATEIIPALSPLTPSGEWAGLRPFAPDGLPVIGKIEGLDGLFVASGHYRNGILLAPITAKLMVEIILDGSNQVFNGAFSPSRFWSKQNVTIN from the coding sequence ATGATCACCGACGTTTTGATCGTTGGCGGAGGCGTGATCGGACTCAGTATAGCCCGAGAACTGCACCGTCGCGGGATTCGGAAAATCACTATAGTTGAAAAAGGCAGATGCGGCTTAGAGGCGTCATGGGCCGCTGCGGGAATGCTGGCACCGAACTCTGAAACAGAAGTCGTTGACGACTTTTACCGCCTATGCAATGAATCGAATAGCATGTACCCAGGTTTTGCCAATTGCTTGATGGGCGAGACCGGCATCGATATCGAGCTCGATCAGAACGGAACACTTTTTCTTGGCTTCACTGAAGAGGACGAGATCAAACTCGCCGCTCGCATTCAAGATCAGAGAAAGGCTGGGATCGACGCCATTGAGCTGGAGCGGCAGGAAGTTTTCGAATTTGAGCCATTTCTATCACCAAATGTGAGAGGTGGAATTTTCTATCCATCGGATGGACATGTCGAGAATCGTAAGCTTCTTGCTGCTCTTTGCGTCTTTGCCAAGTCGAACGGGATCGATATCGTCGAGAATATTTCGGTCGATTCGATAAAAATTGAAAAAGGGCGGGTGGTGGCCGTAAGTTCGTCAGAGGAACCTTTTGCAGCCGATGTGGTCGTGTTGGCAACGGGCGCGTGGACCTCGTTCATCAAACTTGGTCCAGATCTTTGCCGGCTTCCGTTGAAACCGATCCGTGGACAAATGCAGTGTTATCCGTCCGGCGAGATCAATGTCCATCACGTGGTTTACAGTCCTCGTGGTTACGTAGTGCCTCGAAGAGACGGGCGTATTCTTACAGGGGCAACGATCGGCGATGTTGGGTTCAACAAGCTGGTCGATCCATTGGAATCTGTCATGCTGAAACGGGCCGCAACAGAGATCATTCCGGCCCTTTCGCCTCTCACACCGTCGGGAGAATGGGCGGGCCTTAGGCCGTTTGCTCCTGACGGACTCCCTGTTATTGGTAAAATCGAAGGTCTGGATGGCCTGTTTGTTGCTTCTGGACATTATCGCAACGGCATCTTGCTCGCGCCGATAACAGCAAAGCTAATGGTCGAAATAATTCTAGATGGCTCGAATCAGGTCTTCAACGGAGCATTTAGCCCTTCGCGATTCTGGTCAAAGCAGAACGTCACTATAAACTAG
- a CDS encoding isocitrate dehydrogenase (NAD(+)) — MKHTITLIPGDGIGPEIIAATVRVIESTGIDVEWETHILGAQALEKYGTTLPDSAIDSIKKNRVALKGPVMTPVGKGFTSVNVGLRKALDLYANVRPVKALPNVECRYPELDLVIVRENTEGLYSGIEHVVIPGVVESLKVITEKASTRIARYAFEYARDNGRKKVTAVHKANIMKLSDGLFLECFHNVAKDFPEIEADDKIIDNCCMQLVMRPEQFDVLVMENLYGDILSDLCAGLIGGLGLAPGANIGEQGAVFEAVHGSAPDIAGQGIANPTAIMLSAIQMLLHIGEREAARAFESALLEVFAEGATITKDLGGTAKTAEFANAIIAKLRSGGAAATQ, encoded by the coding sequence ATGAAACACACAATCACACTTATTCCGGGAGATGGCATTGGCCCAGAGATCATTGCAGCAACGGTTCGCGTAATCGAATCAACAGGGATCGACGTCGAATGGGAGACCCATATTCTCGGGGCACAAGCCCTCGAGAAATACGGGACGACGTTGCCCGACTCCGCGATCGATTCGATAAAGAAGAATCGTGTCGCACTGAAAGGCCCGGTCATGACACCTGTCGGCAAAGGATTCACATCGGTCAATGTTGGCTTGCGAAAGGCTCTGGATCTATATGCAAACGTCCGGCCCGTTAAGGCTCTACCAAATGTCGAATGCCGTTATCCCGAATTGGATCTGGTGATAGTCCGTGAAAACACCGAAGGACTTTACTCTGGGATCGAGCATGTCGTCATTCCAGGTGTGGTCGAGAGCCTGAAGGTCATCACGGAAAAGGCATCAACCCGTATCGCACGTTATGCATTTGAATATGCGCGCGATAACGGACGAAAGAAGGTCACAGCCGTTCATAAAGCAAATATCATGAAGCTTTCTGACGGGCTTTTTCTCGAGTGTTTCCACAATGTTGCCAAGGATTTTCCCGAGATCGAAGCCGACGATAAGATCATTGACAATTGCTGTATGCAGCTTGTAATGCGTCCAGAACAGTTCGATGTATTGGTAATGGAGAATCTCTACGGCGACATATTGTCAGATCTTTGTGCGGGCCTCATCGGGGGACTCGGGCTTGCACCGGGTGCAAATATCGGCGAACAAGGAGCGGTTTTCGAGGCGGTCCATGGCTCAGCTCCGGACATCGCCGGCCAAGGGATCGCAAATCCAACGGCGATAATGCTTTCGGCGATCCAGATGCTCCTGCACATCGGAGAGCGAGAGGCAGCACGGGCCTTCGAATCAGCGTTGCTTGAGGTATTTGCTGAAGGAGCTACGATAACTAAAGATCTGGGGGGAACGGCAAAGACAGCTGAGTTTGCGAACGCAATTATCGCGAAACTCCGATCTGGCGGAGCCGCAGCAACGCAATAA
- a CDS encoding DoxX family protein: MNLSLIASNLPMLFCSLFVAILFLQSGFDKLFDWKSNLDWLTEHFAKSIFAGSVSMMLATLTLLEIATGFLAAAGLIYQIATGSAYLVFVASIVGATTLTALFFGQRVARDYPGAAVLVPYFLLMLTMMYLSNPFKPN, encoded by the coding sequence ATGAACCTTAGCCTTATCGCTTCAAACTTGCCGATGTTATTTTGTTCGCTGTTTGTTGCGATCCTCTTTTTGCAGTCCGGATTCGACAAGCTGTTTGATTGGAAGAGCAATCTCGATTGGCTGACAGAACACTTCGCGAAGTCAATTTTCGCTGGATCGGTTTCGATGATGTTGGCAACGCTCACACTGTTAGAGATCGCCACAGGCTTCCTCGCCGCCGCAGGCCTGATCTATCAGATCGCGACCGGATCTGCCTATCTGGTTTTCGTCGCGTCGATCGTTGGAGCGACCACGTTGACCGCACTGTTCTTCGGACAACGTGTAGCGAGAGACTATCCCGGTGCTGCGGTTCTTGTGCCTTATTTCTTGTTGATGCTTACGATGATGTATCTGTCTAACCCGTTCAAGCCGAATTAA